The following are encoded in a window of Kitasatospora fiedleri genomic DNA:
- a CDS encoding choice-of-anchor M domain-containing protein — translation MRAPTKALGSLLLAAALVTGVSTSAHATTVTLSSGHVDVLDIDYSGGTLTLDLLDSTTGTAVDRAPSDVVLDVPLAAKHTNVPGTPAWSFLGTGGTAWILPQSQTTGLLWAGWNATDVPAGVFQGNQVTFQLTAVSGPAGFSVYTAAGSTPTKLADSDDGLPDSVTVAAGAHTHANWGFDAAGTYLVTFKVSGVLAATGQTVTSAPQQYTFHVLNA, via the coding sequence ATGCGCGCACCCACCAAGGCACTCGGCTCCCTGCTGCTCGCCGCGGCACTGGTCACGGGCGTCTCCACCTCCGCCCACGCCACCACCGTCACCCTCTCCAGCGGTCACGTCGACGTGCTGGACATCGACTACAGCGGCGGGACGCTCACCCTCGACCTGCTCGACTCGACCACCGGCACCGCGGTCGACCGCGCCCCGTCGGACGTCGTGCTGGACGTCCCGCTCGCCGCCAAGCACACCAACGTGCCCGGCACACCCGCCTGGTCCTTCCTCGGCACCGGCGGCACCGCCTGGATACTCCCGCAGAGCCAGACCACGGGCCTGCTCTGGGCCGGCTGGAACGCCACCGACGTCCCCGCCGGGGTCTTCCAGGGCAACCAGGTGACGTTCCAGCTCACCGCCGTCAGCGGCCCCGCCGGATTCAGCGTCTACACCGCCGCGGGCAGCACGCCCACCAAGCTCGCCGACAGCGACGACGGCCTGCCCGACAGCGTCACCGTCGCCGCCGGGGCGCACACCCACGCCAACTGGGGCTTCGACGCGGCCGGGACGTACCTGGTCACCTTCAAGGTCAGCGGCGTCCTCGCCGCGACCGGACAGACCGTCACCTCCGCCCCGCAGCAGTACACCTTCCACGTCCTGAACGCCTGA
- a CDS encoding TIGR03773 family transporter-associated surface protein has translation MKSSRAARAAAAGSALAVLWAAGSAHAALPDAPVGAATPSGGADLVLALTGPDLDLAVGTPAPATGGPDADTRLLTLGPADRSTVPDGAPAFLGPPGTPLWRLGADGGQDGPHWDTAAVIAADLAPPGLSLSLGRVRGPGAVIAYTTGPAGTEDPDGLNSAPGEADSIGTQVEPEPELGPGPLLLLDSADARPDTAALAPAARGGLVWAFTSPGVYDFDLTAEAALSGGGAATRTVHVHATVAEPPTAEPPTAEPPTAEPSAPAAPVPAPAPAAAGPTAAGPAAGGPTGAPAPPSAARALRPASLPGAEIATAPVTIGDGHVDALAGQWVDGRLRLLFKDSRSPDAVVWREPSAVTVHVNDAARQQVPAGSAYSFLGAPGSTFWLVPQVQKPGVVWAGWNTEALASGPLSGPLELALTGVEGPGTVAIWQTAGLGGATVLYDSRDGLPDRHPVDLGVHAHANWGFGAAGTYRLTFALGGHLATGEAVTDTRTYTFTVGDGQTSTPDTGGSTASAGTGTTTGGTTRSSTAGGGTGTPGALAQTGPAATVPLTVSGALLLFGGGLITAVGRRRAKPGPVPTATDDHRHSSNSRSDQR, from the coding sequence ATGAAGAGTTCACGGGCCGCCCGGGCGGCGGCGGCCGGATCGGCCCTCGCCGTCCTCTGGGCCGCCGGCAGCGCGCACGCCGCCCTCCCGGACGCGCCGGTCGGCGCCGCCACCCCGAGCGGCGGCGCCGACCTCGTCCTCGCCCTGACCGGGCCCGACCTCGACCTCGCGGTCGGCACCCCCGCACCCGCCACCGGCGGCCCGGACGCCGACACCCGACTGCTCACCCTCGGACCGGCCGACCGGTCCACCGTCCCGGACGGCGCCCCCGCCTTCCTCGGCCCGCCCGGCACGCCGCTGTGGCGGCTCGGCGCGGACGGCGGCCAGGACGGCCCGCACTGGGACACCGCCGCCGTGATCGCCGCCGACCTCGCGCCGCCCGGCCTCTCGCTCTCCCTCGGCCGGGTGCGGGGCCCCGGCGCGGTGATCGCCTACACCACCGGACCGGCGGGAACCGAAGACCCGGACGGCCTCAACTCGGCTCCAGGGGAAGCAGATTCGATCGGTACCCAGGTCGAGCCCGAGCCCGAGCTCGGTCCCGGGCCGCTCCTGCTCCTCGACAGCGCCGACGCCCGGCCCGACACCGCGGCCCTGGCACCCGCCGCCCGGGGCGGCCTGGTCTGGGCGTTCACCAGCCCCGGCGTGTACGACTTCGACCTCACCGCCGAGGCGGCCCTGTCCGGCGGGGGAGCGGCGACCCGCACGGTCCACGTGCACGCCACCGTCGCCGAGCCGCCCACCGCCGAGCCGCCCACCGCCGAACCGCCCACCGCCGAACCGTCCGCCCCAGCCGCGCCCGTACCCGCACCTGCGCCCGCCGCCGCCGGGCCCACCGCCGCCGGACCCGCCGCCGGCGGACCCACCGGCGCGCCCGCCCCGCCGTCGGCCGCCCGCGCCCTGCGACCCGCGTCGCTGCCCGGGGCGGAGATCGCCACCGCGCCGGTCACCATCGGCGACGGCCACGTGGACGCGCTGGCGGGCCAGTGGGTGGACGGGCGGCTGCGGCTGCTGTTCAAGGACAGCCGCAGCCCGGACGCCGTGGTCTGGCGGGAGCCCTCCGCGGTGACGGTGCACGTCAACGACGCCGCCCGGCAGCAGGTCCCGGCGGGCTCGGCCTACTCCTTCCTCGGTGCGCCGGGCAGCACCTTCTGGCTGGTCCCGCAGGTGCAGAAACCCGGTGTGGTGTGGGCGGGTTGGAACACCGAGGCGCTGGCCTCCGGCCCGCTGTCCGGCCCCCTGGAGCTGGCGCTGACCGGGGTGGAAGGCCCCGGAACGGTCGCGATCTGGCAGACCGCCGGTCTCGGCGGGGCCACCGTCCTGTACGACAGCCGCGACGGCCTGCCCGACCGCCACCCGGTCGACCTCGGCGTCCACGCGCACGCCAACTGGGGGTTCGGCGCGGCCGGCACCTACCGACTCACCTTCGCCCTCGGCGGGCACCTCGCCACCGGGGAGGCGGTCACGGACACCCGCACGTACACCTTCACCGTCGGGGACGGCCAGACCTCGACCCCCGACACGGGCGGCAGCACCGCGTCCGCCGGGACCGGTACCACCACGGGCGGGACGACCCGCAGCAGCACGGCGGGTGGCGGCACCGGCACCCCCGGCGCGCTCGCCCAGACCGGCCCGGCCGCCACCGTCCCGCTCACCGTCTCCGGCGCGCTGCTCCTGTTCGGCGGCGGCCTGATCACCGCCGTCGGCCGTCGACGTGCCAAGCCGGGCCCCGTCCCGACCGCCACCGACGACCACCGGCACTCCTCGAACTCCCGGAGCGACCAGCGATGA
- a CDS encoding anchored repeat ABC transporter, substrate-binding protein translates to MKRPTALLGAGALLLGALTACGPEDTPGGSGGGLRVVTTTEILADLVRQVGSDRVRVDSIVPPGGDPHSYEPTPRDAAKVAEADVTFTNHLLLEEHALIKTIDANAPAGSPNVSLAEAAEAYGAHVIPLVENIGLDVPWLGLRVRGEGAARGATRSSDVLLSATDVQGPGRLVAYLTESLGRPQVYFDSGDGLDDKDTTSLPPAAHTHLNWAFTAPGVYHLTLGARLKNPQGPAQELGTGTFTFAVGVDPHGVARPQDTVIDEGHTDLTVNLDTGALSAYTDLRAGDGQQEELPPDQVVIDVPNKALDKVPDNPAFAFLGPPGTPVHQLPQAVLGKHVHGEIDPHLWQDAENAKAYVQLIRDTLARRDPGGADAYAENARRYGEELDALDAHLSAQVARIPADRRQLITTHDAFGYLARAYGLSVAGFVVPNPAQEPSADDVQRLTTTIRNLKVPAVFTEPNLARRAAVLTQVAEDQGVRVCTLYGDAFDAHVRHYTDMMRHNADELLSCLGGGAP, encoded by the coding sequence ATGAAACGCCCCACCGCCCTGCTCGGGGCCGGCGCCCTGCTGCTCGGCGCCCTGACCGCCTGCGGGCCGGAGGACACCCCCGGCGGGTCCGGCGGCGGGCTCCGGGTGGTGACCACCACGGAGATCCTGGCGGACCTGGTGCGCCAGGTCGGCAGCGACCGGGTCCGGGTGGACTCGATCGTCCCGCCCGGCGGCGACCCGCACTCCTACGAGCCCACCCCCAGGGACGCGGCGAAGGTCGCCGAAGCCGACGTGACCTTCACCAATCACCTCCTCCTGGAGGAGCACGCCCTGATCAAGACCATCGACGCCAACGCCCCCGCGGGCTCGCCGAACGTCTCGCTCGCCGAGGCGGCCGAGGCGTACGGCGCGCACGTCATCCCGCTGGTGGAGAACATCGGGCTGGACGTCCCGTGGCTCGGCCTGCGGGTGCGCGGCGAGGGCGCGGCGCGCGGGGCGACCCGATCCTCCGACGTGCTGCTCTCCGCCACCGACGTGCAGGGCCCCGGCCGGCTGGTCGCCTACCTGACCGAGTCGCTCGGCCGGCCGCAGGTGTACTTCGACTCCGGCGACGGCCTGGACGACAAGGACACCACCTCGCTGCCGCCCGCCGCCCACACCCACCTGAACTGGGCGTTCACCGCGCCCGGCGTCTACCACCTCACGCTGGGCGCCCGGTTGAAGAACCCGCAGGGCCCGGCGCAGGAACTCGGCACCGGCACCTTCACCTTCGCCGTCGGCGTCGACCCGCACGGCGTCGCCCGCCCGCAGGACACCGTCATCGACGAGGGCCACACCGACCTGACCGTCAACCTCGACACCGGCGCGCTCTCCGCCTACACCGACCTGCGGGCCGGGGACGGGCAGCAGGAGGAGCTGCCGCCCGACCAAGTGGTGATCGACGTCCCGAACAAGGCGCTCGACAAGGTGCCCGACAATCCGGCCTTCGCCTTCCTCGGGCCGCCCGGCACGCCCGTCCACCAGCTGCCGCAGGCGGTCCTCGGCAAGCACGTCCACGGCGAGATCGACCCCCACCTGTGGCAGGACGCCGAGAACGCCAAGGCGTACGTCCAGCTGATCCGGGACACCCTGGCCCGGCGCGATCCCGGCGGGGCGGACGCCTACGCGGAGAACGCCCGCCGGTACGGCGAGGAGCTGGACGCGCTGGACGCCCACCTGTCCGCCCAGGTGGCCCGGATACCCGCCGACCGCCGCCAGTTGATCACCACCCACGACGCCTTCGGCTACCTCGCCCGGGCGTACGGGCTGAGCGTGGCCGGGTTCGTCGTCCCCAACCCGGCGCAGGAACCCAGCGCGGACGACGTGCAGCGGCTGACCACCACCATCCGCAACCTGAAGGTCCCGGCCGTCTTCACGGAGCCCAACCTCGCCCGGCGCGCGGCCGTCCTCACCCAGGTCGCCGAGGACCAGGGCGTCCGGGTCTGCACCCTGTACGGCGACGCCTTCGACGCGCACGTCCGCCACTACACCGACATGATGCGCCACAACGCCGACGAACTGCTCTCCTGCCTGGGCGGAGGCGCCCCGTGA
- a CDS encoding TIGR03773 family transporter-associated surface protein has translation MTAARRTVRAFAAAALAAVLLAAGPSVPLAAAADGPDGTDGTGGTAGTDAPTVIADGHVDLGPRFEQGRWTIGIRDDSGPAPVWRDPDRVVLQAVDAAAVTVPADPAFAFLGTSGTQVWLLPQVQQHGVLWPGWNSQDPSVIHTVDREVTWQLESVRGPGRFTLFLNGSFGTPEQVFDSARPLPQETGIETNSHVHGNWAFTAPGSYLLGIRMTARTLDGQTHDARTVLHFSVGPQDPRSALPAAPDTPAAPTAPTETAAPGAARKPWIPWAVGGGAVIVLAAGAMVVPVRRRVKGTRSD, from the coding sequence GTGACCGCCGCCCGCCGCACCGTACGCGCCTTCGCGGCCGCCGCCCTGGCCGCCGTGCTGCTCGCCGCGGGCCCGTCCGTCCCCCTCGCCGCAGCGGCCGACGGCCCCGACGGCACGGACGGCACCGGAGGCACCGCCGGTACCGACGCGCCGACCGTCATTGCCGACGGCCACGTCGACCTCGGGCCGCGCTTCGAGCAGGGGCGCTGGACCATCGGCATCCGGGACGACAGCGGCCCCGCCCCCGTGTGGCGCGACCCCGACCGGGTGGTGCTCCAGGCCGTGGACGCCGCCGCCGTCACGGTGCCGGCGGACCCGGCGTTCGCCTTCCTCGGCACCTCCGGCACGCAGGTCTGGCTGCTGCCCCAGGTGCAGCAGCACGGCGTCCTGTGGCCGGGCTGGAACAGCCAGGACCCGAGCGTCATCCACACTGTCGACCGCGAGGTCACCTGGCAGTTGGAGTCGGTGCGCGGCCCGGGGCGCTTCACGCTCTTCCTGAACGGGAGCTTCGGCACGCCCGAGCAGGTCTTCGACAGCGCCCGGCCGCTGCCGCAGGAGACCGGCATCGAGACCAACAGCCACGTCCACGGGAACTGGGCGTTCACCGCCCCGGGCAGCTACCTGCTCGGCATCCGGATGACCGCCAGGACCCTGGACGGGCAGACCCACGACGCCCGCACCGTCCTCCACTTCTCGGTGGGCCCGCAGGACCCGCGCTCGGCCCTCCCGGCCGCGCCGGACACCCCGGCGGCACCGACGGCACCGACGGAGACGGCGGCGCCTGGAGCGGCCCGGAAGCCGTGGATTCCGTGGGCAGTGGGCGGCGGTGCGGTGATCGTCCTGGCCGCCGGGGCGATGGTGGTGCCGGTGCGCCGCCGCGTGAAGGGAACCCGAAGTGACTAA
- a CDS encoding anchored repeat-type ABC transporter ATP-binding subunit, producing MLGGREVLHDVDLTVRAGELVGLIGPNGAGKTTVLRAVLALIPVRAGTVTLDGAPAERRRGSVGYVPQRHEFAWDFPLSVEKAVMSGRVHRIGWLRRPGAADRAAVDEALERVDLTDLRHRPIGELSGGQRQRVLVARALALRPGLLLLDEPFTGLDVPTQDLLTVLFARLRAEGTALLMTTHDLPAAADACTRLCLLNRTVVADAAPGGLRDPEVWLRTFGVTRTDQLLHSLGVER from the coding sequence ATGCTCGGCGGTCGGGAGGTCCTGCACGACGTGGACCTGACCGTCCGGGCCGGGGAGCTGGTCGGCCTGATCGGGCCCAACGGCGCGGGCAAGACCACCGTGCTGCGCGCCGTCCTCGCCCTGATCCCGGTCCGGGCCGGGACCGTCACCCTGGACGGCGCGCCGGCCGAGCGGCGGCGCGGCAGCGTCGGCTACGTGCCGCAACGGCACGAGTTCGCCTGGGACTTCCCGCTCTCGGTGGAGAAGGCCGTGATGAGCGGCCGGGTCCACCGGATCGGCTGGCTGCGCCGCCCCGGGGCGGCGGACCGGGCCGCCGTGGACGAGGCGCTGGAGCGGGTGGACCTGACCGACCTGCGGCACCGCCCGATCGGGGAGCTCTCCGGCGGCCAGCGCCAGCGCGTCCTGGTCGCCCGCGCGCTGGCCCTGCGGCCCGGACTGCTGCTGCTGGACGAGCCGTTCACCGGCCTCGACGTGCCGACCCAGGACCTGCTGACCGTGCTCTTCGCCCGTCTCCGCGCGGAAGGAACCGCCCTGCTGATGACCACGCACGACCTGCCCGCGGCGGCCGACGCCTGCACCCGGCTCTGCCTGCTGAACCGGACCGTCGTCGCCGACGCCGCCCCTGGCGGGCTGCGCGACCCGGAGGTCTGGCTGCGGACGTTCGGCGTGACCCGCACCGACCAGCTGCTGCACTCCCTGGGGGTGGAGCGGTGA
- a CDS encoding anchored repeat-type ABC transporter permease subunit, which yields MNAVLAFLTDPWQHVFMQRALLVAAMSGVVAGVVGSHVVLRGMAFIGDAVSHAVFPGVAIAFVLHTSLVLGGAVAGLATALAVAVFSQNRRLKEDSVIGVFFAAAFGLGIVVLSTAPGYSGSLESFLFGQILGISDGDVLTVAVAGTVLVAVALLLHKELVAVSLDRETARAAGLPVLLLDAVLYALVTVTVVISLQAVGNVLVLALLITPASCARLLTDRIGVMMVLAPAIGAGSSLTGLYLSYAGNLAAGGLIVLVATAVFLLCWTFAPRHGLLAGLRRRTAATATAAAVRAPS from the coding sequence GTGAACGCCGTCCTCGCCTTCCTCACCGACCCGTGGCAGCACGTCTTCATGCAGCGGGCGCTGCTGGTCGCGGCGATGTCCGGGGTGGTCGCCGGCGTGGTCGGCAGCCACGTGGTGCTGCGCGGCATGGCCTTCATCGGCGACGCCGTCTCGCACGCCGTCTTCCCCGGCGTCGCGATCGCCTTCGTCCTGCACACCAGCCTGGTGCTGGGCGGCGCGGTCGCGGGCCTGGCCACCGCGCTGGCGGTCGCCGTCTTCTCGCAGAACCGGCGGCTCAAGGAGGACAGCGTGATCGGCGTGTTCTTCGCCGCCGCGTTCGGCCTGGGCATCGTGGTCCTCAGCACCGCGCCCGGCTACAGCGGTTCGCTGGAGTCCTTCCTGTTCGGGCAGATCCTCGGCATCAGCGACGGGGACGTGCTGACCGTGGCGGTGGCGGGGACGGTCCTGGTCGCGGTGGCGCTGCTGCTGCACAAGGAGCTGGTCGCGGTCAGCCTGGACCGGGAGACCGCCCGGGCGGCGGGCCTGCCGGTCCTGCTGCTGGACGCGGTGCTCTACGCGCTGGTCACCGTGACGGTGGTGATCTCGCTCCAGGCGGTCGGCAACGTCCTGGTGCTCGCGCTGCTGATCACCCCGGCGTCGTGCGCGCGGCTGCTGACGGACCGGATCGGCGTGATGATGGTCCTCGCCCCGGCGATCGGCGCGGGCTCCTCGCTCACCGGCCTGTACCTGTCGTACGCCGGGAACCTCGCCGCGGGCGGGCTGATCGTCCTGGTGGCGACGGCGGTCTTCCTGCTCTGCTGGACCTTCGCCCCGCGGCACGGCCTGCTGGCGGGCCTGCGCCGCCGCACCGCCGCCACCGCCACCGCCGCCGCCGTCCGGGCCCCGAGCTGA
- a CDS encoding ricin-type beta-trefoil lectin domain protein: protein MQWSRRTAAAATTAAVVAALAVSGAPAAQADPVAANTSTAIGVKPLMGFNNWARFTCAAQARLDGTRTGYSFQQFMQDQAKAMKDTGLVAAGYTNLTVDDCWMQRTSAGYLHGAATWGGSSQPGFDWELTDYASYVHGQGMQAGLYTTSGVNTCQGVPGGIMGHEQADANSLAYWGVDSIKLDNCGTNSTNRQTEFTAFAQALGTATANKDRKILFNESAPAGYGPTSAAKYETMDWVRGLGQMWRVSPDINVWHSATASAWDSPHAADWYEGGVLQNFIDTVGLARYNSPGNANDADMLLIGDNNQLTLAEQRSQFALWSAMGSPLMISTDVRKMAADPTTYALQLGILKNADLIAVDQDALGAGGYLASRDNAATTAGIDVVVKPLADGGRAVVVLNKNATATSYTLDLGRIGFPGSSCAHPVRDLWTHTDSSATGSLTTTIGSHDNAAYRISPGTCGAAVPTGQITGVQSAFQASPLCLDAYNGATTGAKVALYACHGTSNQQWTRRADGLIASYQNTGLCVSGASSGLTLAACNGSDPQQVWTYNRSGQLRQATGVCVDVAGTGLGTNTSATVATYTCGSHQPNQTWSAPFATPPSS from the coding sequence ATGCAGTGGAGCAGGAGAACGGCCGCGGCCGCGACGACGGCAGCCGTCGTCGCCGCACTCGCCGTCAGCGGCGCGCCCGCCGCCCAGGCCGACCCGGTCGCCGCCAACACCAGCACCGCCATCGGCGTCAAGCCGCTGATGGGCTTCAACAACTGGGCTCGCTTCACCTGCGCCGCCCAGGCCCGGCTGGACGGCACCCGGACCGGCTACTCCTTCCAGCAGTTCATGCAGGACCAGGCCAAGGCGATGAAGGACACCGGCCTGGTCGCCGCCGGCTACACCAACCTGACCGTCGACGACTGCTGGATGCAGCGGACCTCCGCCGGCTACCTGCACGGCGCCGCGACCTGGGGCGGCAGCAGCCAGCCCGGGTTCGACTGGGAGCTGACCGACTACGCGTCCTACGTCCACGGCCAGGGCATGCAGGCCGGCCTCTACACCACCTCCGGGGTGAACACCTGTCAGGGCGTGCCCGGCGGCATCATGGGCCACGAGCAGGCCGACGCCAACTCCCTGGCGTACTGGGGCGTCGACTCCATCAAGCTCGACAACTGCGGGACGAACTCCACCAACCGGCAGACCGAGTTCACCGCGTTCGCCCAGGCCCTCGGCACCGCCACCGCGAACAAGGACCGCAAGATCCTCTTCAACGAGTCGGCGCCGGCCGGCTACGGGCCGACCTCCGCGGCCAAGTACGAGACGATGGACTGGGTCCGGGGGCTCGGCCAGATGTGGCGGGTCAGCCCCGACATCAACGTCTGGCACAGCGCGACCGCCTCCGCGTGGGACTCCCCGCACGCCGCGGACTGGTACGAGGGCGGCGTGCTGCAGAACTTCATCGACACCGTCGGCCTGGCCCGCTACAACAGCCCGGGCAACGCCAACGACGCCGACATGCTGCTGATCGGCGACAACAACCAGCTCACCCTCGCCGAGCAGCGCAGCCAGTTCGCGCTCTGGTCCGCGATGGGCTCCCCCCTGATGATCAGCACCGATGTCCGCAAGATGGCCGCCGACCCGACCACCTACGCGCTGCAGCTGGGCATCCTGAAGAACGCCGACCTGATCGCCGTCGACCAGGACGCGCTGGGCGCCGGCGGCTACCTCGCCTCCCGCGACAACGCCGCCACCACCGCCGGGATCGACGTCGTCGTCAAGCCGCTGGCCGACGGCGGCCGGGCCGTGGTCGTCCTCAACAAGAACGCCACCGCCACCAGCTACACCCTCGACCTCGGCCGGATCGGCTTCCCCGGCTCCTCCTGCGCCCACCCCGTCCGCGACCTGTGGACGCACACCGACTCCAGCGCCACCGGCTCCCTCACCACCACCATCGGCAGCCACGACAACGCCGCCTACCGGATCTCCCCGGGAACCTGCGGCGCCGCCGTCCCGACCGGCCAGATCACCGGCGTGCAGAGCGCCTTCCAGGCCAGCCCGCTCTGCCTGGACGCGTACAACGGCGCCACCACCGGCGCGAAGGTCGCCCTCTACGCCTGCCACGGCACCTCGAACCAGCAGTGGACCCGGCGGGCCGACGGTCTGATCGCCTCCTACCAGAACACCGGGCTGTGCGTCTCCGGCGCCTCCTCCGGCCTCACCCTGGCCGCCTGCAACGGGTCCGACCCCCAGCAGGTGTGGACCTACAACCGGTCCGGCCAGCTGCGCCAGGCGACCGGCGTCTGCGTCGACGTCGCCGGCACCGGCCTCGGCACCAACACCAGTGCCACCGTCGCCACCTACACCTGCGGCAGCCACCAGCCCAACCAGACCTGGAGCGCCCCCTTCGCCACCCCGCCCTCGTCCTGA
- a CDS encoding SIS domain-containing protein, translated as MTDVAAVTAVAATAVAAEIASQPECWRRAMAVETTALPAPGERVAVVGCGTSLYVAQAYAVLRETAGAGETDAFAASEYPADRRYDRVLAITRSGTTTEVLAALARARAAGLPTTAVTGDPATPVATAADALVDLSFADERSVVQTRFATTALVLLRTGLGLTPADLPEQAAAAIAAELPEDALAAGQFTFLGAGWTVGLANEAALKLREAAGAWTESYPAMEYRHGPISVSGPDSLVWFLGDPPAGLPDRIAATGARVASGRRDPLAELVRAQRLAVALAEARGHDPDHPRNLTRSIVLDTP; from the coding sequence ATGACTGATGTCGCTGCCGTGACCGCCGTTGCCGCGACCGCCGTCGCCGCCGAGATCGCCAGCCAGCCGGAGTGCTGGCGCCGGGCGATGGCCGTCGAGACCACCGCGCTGCCGGCCCCGGGCGAGCGGGTGGCCGTCGTCGGCTGCGGCACCTCGCTCTACGTCGCCCAGGCGTACGCCGTGCTGCGCGAGACCGCGGGCGCGGGCGAGACCGACGCGTTCGCCGCCTCCGAGTACCCGGCCGACCGCCGCTACGACCGGGTGCTGGCGATCACCCGCTCCGGCACCACCACCGAGGTGCTGGCCGCGCTGGCCCGGGCCCGCGCCGCGGGCCTCCCCACCACCGCCGTCACCGGCGATCCCGCCACCCCGGTCGCCACCGCCGCCGACGCGCTGGTCGACCTCTCGTTCGCCGACGAGCGCTCGGTGGTCCAGACCCGGTTCGCCACCACCGCGCTGGTGCTGCTGCGCACCGGCCTCGGCCTGACGCCGGCCGACCTGCCCGAGCAGGCGGCCGCCGCCATCGCCGCCGAGCTGCCCGAAGACGCCCTGGCCGCCGGGCAGTTCACCTTCCTCGGCGCCGGTTGGACGGTCGGGCTGGCCAACGAGGCGGCGCTCAAGCTGCGCGAGGCCGCCGGGGCCTGGACCGAGTCCTACCCGGCGATGGAGTACCGCCACGGACCGATCAGCGTCAGCGGCCCGGACAGCCTGGTCTGGTTCCTCGGCGATCCCCCGGCCGGCCTGCCGGACCGGATCGCCGCCACCGGCGCCCGGGTCGCCTCTGGCCGGCGCGACCCGCTGGCCGAACTGGTGCGCGCCCAGCGGCTGGCCGTCGCGCTCGCCGAGGCCAGGGGCCACGACCCGGACCACCCGCGCAACCTGACCCGCTCCATCGTGCTGGACACCCCGTGA
- a CDS encoding ROK family protein codes for MRVRHPAAGPAQVVALDVGGTHIKATVLAADRSVLHAESADTRADRGPDAALENVLGLAGRLVRRFRPAAVGIAVPGIVDEDAGVCRYAANLGWRDLPVRQWAEEELGLPVALGHDVRAGGLAEARLGAGRGLRSFLFVPVGTGIAGAVVVNGRALTGAHGGAGEVGHLVVRPDGPPCGCGGRGCLEAVASASAVARRYRQLAGLPADEHVPAEQVLQRAGAGDETAGRVWREAVSALADGLVTALTLVDPERVVIGGGLARAGAALLDPLRTAVAERLTFQSRPELVRARLGHRAGSLGAGLLAQDLLRRPAGRTTADRLRPPGGAARSSP; via the coding sequence GTGAGGGTCCGCCACCCGGCCGCCGGCCCGGCCCAGGTCGTCGCGCTGGACGTCGGCGGCACGCACATCAAGGCGACCGTGCTGGCCGCCGACAGGTCGGTGCTGCACGCCGAGAGCGCGGACACCCGGGCCGACCGCGGCCCGGACGCGGCACTGGAGAACGTGCTCGGCCTGGCGGGCCGCCTGGTCCGCCGGTTCCGACCGGCCGCAGTGGGGATCGCCGTGCCGGGCATCGTCGACGAGGACGCCGGGGTCTGCCGGTACGCCGCCAACCTGGGCTGGCGCGACCTGCCGGTGCGGCAGTGGGCCGAGGAGGAACTGGGCCTGCCGGTGGCCCTCGGGCACGACGTGCGGGCCGGCGGTCTGGCCGAGGCCCGGCTCGGCGCCGGACGCGGACTGCGGTCCTTCCTCTTCGTGCCGGTCGGCACCGGCATCGCCGGTGCCGTGGTGGTGAACGGGCGGGCGCTGACCGGGGCGCACGGCGGTGCGGGCGAGGTGGGCCACCTGGTGGTCCGCCCGGACGGGCCGCCCTGCGGGTGCGGCGGGCGCGGCTGCCTGGAGGCGGTCGCCTCCGCCTCGGCCGTGGCCCGCCGCTACCGGCAGCTGGCCGGCCTGCCGGCGGACGAGCACGTCCCCGCCGAACAGGTGCTCCAGCGGGCCGGCGCGGGGGACGAGACCGCCGGACGGGTGTGGCGGGAGGCGGTGTCCGCGCTGGCCGACGGCCTGGTCACGGCCCTCACCCTGGTCGACCCGGAACGGGTGGTGATCGGCGGCGGACTGGCCCGGGCCGGTGCCGCCCTGCTGGACCCGCTGCGGACGGCGGTGGCGGAGCGGCTCACCTTCCAGTCCCGCCCCGAGCTGGTGCGGGCCCGGCTCGGCCACCGGGCGGGCAGCCTGGGGGCGGGCCTGCTCGCACAGGACCTGCTGCGCCGCCCGGCCGGACGGACAACCGCCGACCGGCTCCGGCCGCCGGGAGGTGCGGCGCGATCCTCACCGTGA